A genome region from Acidobacteriota bacterium includes the following:
- a CDS encoding SRPBCC family protein, whose translation MKITDTFEVSCDIDSVWALFQDVRDLALCLPGAEITEDLGDSRYKGTVEVKLGPIAVSFEGEATVLSDKAERRGTVKGRGADRRGGSRAQLTVEYSLEATDIGTRVTVDADIILSGPAAQFGRVGLMKEITGRIIEQFVDCIEAKLAAESPEEAAEVRAAEVKGLSLFLASVFAPVIRFFKRIFGKS comes from the coding sequence TTGAAGATCACTGACACGTTTGAAGTTTCTTGTGACATTGATTCTGTGTGGGCGCTTTTTCAGGATGTTCGCGACCTTGCGTTGTGTTTGCCGGGCGCTGAAATCACTGAGGACCTTGGCGACTCGCGGTACAAGGGCACTGTTGAAGTGAAGCTTGGGCCGATTGCGGTGTCGTTCGAGGGCGAGGCAACAGTGCTATCCGACAAGGCCGAGCGGCGTGGCACGGTGAAAGGGCGCGGTGCGGATCGTCGGGGCGGTAGCCGTGCGCAGTTGACCGTTGAGTACTCCCTTGAGGCCACCGATATTGGCACCCGGGTGACTGTCGACGCCGACATCATCCTCTCCGGCCCAGCCGCTCAGTTCGGCCGTGTTGGACTCATGAAAGAGATCACCGGGCGCATCATCGAGCAGTTCGTTGACTGTATTGAGGCCAAGCTCGCTGCCGAGTCACCCGAGGAAGCCGCCGAGGTGCGCGCCGCCGAGGTCAAGGGCCTTTCGCTCTTTCTTGCAAGCGTATTCGCCCCCGTGATCCGCTTTTTCAAACGAATATTTGGCAAATCCTGA
- a CDS encoding (2Fe-2S)-binding protein, with product MEVSLTVNGQDVSADIEPRMLLVHLLREELGLTGTHVGCETGYCGACTVHIDGQPVKSCTMLAIQAEGMNVTSIEGLKDGDLHPVQEGFWERHGLQCGYCTPGMIMSAAGMLAQNDNPSESEIKHGIEGNLCRCTGYHNIIKAIEYAASKMRGEEPAAPDWEVSV from the coding sequence ATGGAAGTTTCGCTGACTGTCAATGGACAGGATGTCAGCGCCGACATCGAGCCACGAATGCTTCTCGTACACCTCTTACGCGAAGAGCTTGGCCTCACAGGCACCCACGTCGGATGCGAGACCGGGTACTGCGGTGCTTGCACCGTACACATCGATGGCCAACCGGTGAAGTCTTGCACGATGCTTGCGATTCAGGCCGAAGGCATGAACGTCACGAGTATCGAAGGTCTCAAAGACGGCGACTTGCACCCCGTGCAAGAGGGTTTCTGGGAGCGGCACGGCCTCCAGTGTGGGTACTGCACCCCCGGAATGATCATGTCGGCTGCCGGCATGCTGGCGCAGAACGACAATCCTTCCGAAAGTGAAATCAAGCACGGCATCGAGGGCAATCTGTGCCGCTGCACCGGCTACCACAACATCATCAAAGCAATCGAATACGCAGCCTCCAAGATGCGGGGCGAAGAGCCGGCTGCACCAGATTGGGAGGTCAGCGTATGA
- a CDS encoding molybdopterin-dependent oxidoreductase has translation MSTTSALGGIVRRREDPALIEGKGRYVDDIKLHNEAALAFVRSPLAHAKVLSIDSSAALAMDGVFAVYTAADVEHMGALVAQVAIVPPPLLNGDVVKHVGEAVAMVVASDRYVAQDAVDAIFVDYEPMDAIVDLTDAASDRIVIHEGTESNTVISWVAPFGAEPDAQAAVKTGIEEAMARDDTVVVSQKMTNQRLIPTAIEPRRVLADWEAGYKTLTVHTSSQIPHAVAGGISVMLGLPSTSVRVIAPEVGGGFGSKLNVYREEILVAWASQQLERPVRWTETRREAANATTQGRGWIGTATVVGTSDGELLGYKFEGLADLGAYTQGLGAAIPFLGLFVASGQYKMPTYWKVDCVVTNTATIDAYRGAGRPEAMYYIERIIDMYARQIGMDPADVRLKNFIPAEEFPVAMSPAGFAMDTGDYAMNLNALLETGAYDEMKATREAARAEGRHVGIGLATYVEVCGFAPAGLADLGFSWSAYGLPSAYNGSGLVRVNPDATVTVMIGTGPSGQGHQTTWAQIVSDRLGIAVEDIVVHHGDTGVSPMGIGSFGSRSAAVDGSATYEAADRVRAKAAKIAAHLLEANEEDIVFADGAAHVAGSPDSSVAWSEIATASYQAHKAPEGLDGGLESEVLFSPANATWPFGAHLALVEVDAETGNVEILRYVAMDDCGNVINPMIVDGQIHGGLAQGIGQALLEEAVYDEHGNLLTGSMVDYPIPTAGDVPMFELHRTVTPTDINAMGVKGVGEAGTIGSAQTIVNAVVDAVSPLGVTHIDMPLRPKRVWEAINAASGNGRA, from the coding sequence ATGAGTACGACAAGCGCACTCGGCGGGATTGTCCGGCGTCGTGAGGACCCGGCATTGATCGAGGGAAAAGGCCGATATGTAGACGATATCAAGCTGCACAACGAAGCCGCGTTGGCCTTCGTCCGCAGTCCGCTCGCCCATGCAAAGGTTCTGTCGATCGACAGCTCGGCTGCGTTAGCAATGGACGGTGTTTTCGCCGTGTACACCGCGGCGGACGTTGAGCACATGGGTGCTCTGGTCGCGCAGGTCGCGATCGTTCCACCCCCGCTGCTCAATGGCGATGTCGTGAAGCACGTTGGTGAAGCCGTTGCGATGGTGGTGGCGAGTGACCGATACGTTGCTCAAGATGCGGTAGACGCGATCTTCGTGGACTACGAGCCAATGGATGCCATCGTCGATCTGACCGACGCAGCGTCTGACAGGATCGTGATCCACGAAGGCACGGAGTCGAACACGGTGATCTCTTGGGTCGCACCGTTTGGTGCCGAACCCGATGCTCAAGCTGCCGTGAAAACCGGCATCGAAGAAGCGATGGCCCGCGACGACACGGTCGTAGTCAGCCAGAAGATGACCAACCAGAGGCTTATCCCGACGGCCATCGAGCCGCGCCGGGTGCTCGCCGATTGGGAAGCTGGCTACAAAACGCTCACTGTGCACACTTCCTCACAGATTCCACACGCGGTTGCGGGCGGTATCTCCGTCATGTTGGGGCTGCCGTCTACCAGCGTACGAGTCATCGCCCCCGAAGTTGGGGGAGGTTTCGGATCGAAGCTCAACGTCTATCGAGAGGAAATCCTCGTTGCTTGGGCATCGCAGCAACTCGAACGACCAGTTCGGTGGACCGAGACGCGCCGCGAAGCAGCCAACGCCACGACCCAGGGTCGTGGTTGGATTGGCACTGCGACCGTTGTTGGTACCAGCGATGGAGAGCTTCTGGGTTACAAGTTCGAGGGCCTTGCGGATCTCGGTGCGTACACCCAAGGTTTGGGCGCGGCCATTCCGTTTCTCGGACTCTTCGTTGCCTCTGGTCAGTACAAGATGCCGACGTACTGGAAAGTCGACTGTGTGGTGACCAACACCGCAACGATCGATGCCTATCGCGGTGCGGGCCGACCCGAAGCGATGTACTACATCGAGCGGATCATCGACATGTACGCAAGACAAATCGGCATGGATCCGGCAGACGTTCGGCTCAAGAACTTCATCCCAGCCGAGGAATTCCCCGTCGCGATGTCGCCGGCGGGATTCGCAATGGACACCGGCGACTACGCGATGAACCTCAACGCTCTGCTTGAGACCGGTGCGTACGACGAGATGAAGGCAACTCGAGAAGCTGCTCGCGCTGAAGGCCGTCATGTCGGCATCGGTCTGGCGACGTACGTCGAGGTGTGCGGTTTCGCACCGGCGGGATTGGCCGACCTCGGCTTCTCGTGGTCGGCGTACGGGCTTCCGTCAGCGTACAACGGGTCGGGACTCGTTCGGGTGAACCCGGATGCGACCGTCACCGTCATGATCGGGACCGGTCCAAGCGGTCAGGGCCACCAAACAACGTGGGCACAGATCGTGAGCGACAGGCTCGGGATTGCGGTCGAGGACATCGTGGTGCACCATGGTGACACCGGCGTCTCGCCGATGGGGATTGGCTCGTTCGGATCCCGTTCGGCTGCAGTTGACGGCTCCGCAACGTACGAGGCGGCAGATCGGGTCAGGGCCAAGGCTGCCAAGATCGCCGCTCACCTGCTCGAAGCGAATGAGGAGGACATCGTGTTCGCCGACGGCGCCGCGCACGTTGCAGGCTCTCCCGATAGTTCCGTCGCGTGGTCTGAGATTGCCACAGCCAGCTACCAGGCGCACAAGGCGCCGGAGGGTTTGGACGGCGGACTTGAGAGCGAAGTGCTCTTCAGTCCAGCCAACGCAACCTGGCCGTTTGGTGCACACCTTGCGCTGGTCGAAGTCGACGCCGAAACGGGCAACGTCGAGATACTGCGGTACGTTGCCATGGACGACTGCGGCAATGTGATCAATCCGATGATTGTCGACGGTCAGATCCACGGCGGCCTTGCGCAGGGTATTGGTCAGGCGCTGCTCGAAGAGGCCGTGTATGACGAGCACGGCAACCTGCTCACCGGCTCGATGGTTGATTACCCAATCCCGACCGCCGGCGATGTTCCGATGTTCGAGCTTCATCGCACCGTTACCCCGACAGACATCAACGCTATGGGCGTGAAGGGAGTCGGCGAGGCCGGAACTATCGGGTCGGCACAAACCATCGTTAACGCCGTCGTCGACGCTGTCTCTCCGCTCGGAGTGACACACATCGACATGCCGCTCAGACCAAAACGTGTCTGGGAGGCAATAAACGCGGCATCCGGAAACGGGAGGGCGTAG
- a CDS encoding xanthine dehydrogenase family protein subunit M yields the protein MYPRKFDYLAPTTMDEALSALSTTPDAKIMSGGMSLIPMMKLRLLSPATVIDIGRIPGLDEIEDRGDYLAIGASVRHAQTASSDLVKTFAAALARAAALTGDVQVRNRGTTVGAVAHADLAADQTAAVLALGATMVARSSSGTREIAASDFFVDTLTSALAEDEILVEVRVPKAGDGESSAYTKLGRHGGESDYAVAGAAAWVRVTNGSVSDVRIALTGVGSKPTLAASVAEALIGSDGSDAAIAGAAVHATDGINVLEDLYGSEEYKAHLATVYVKRALSAALR from the coding sequence ATGTATCCAAGAAAATTCGACTACCTAGCCCCTACAACGATGGATGAAGCGCTCAGCGCGCTGTCCACAACACCGGATGCCAAGATCATGAGTGGCGGGATGAGCCTCATCCCGATGATGAAGCTGCGGCTCTTGTCACCGGCGACAGTGATCGATATCGGCCGAATTCCCGGACTGGATGAAATCGAAGACCGCGGCGACTACCTTGCCATCGGTGCCTCGGTGCGTCATGCCCAAACCGCGTCGAGTGACCTTGTGAAGACCTTCGCCGCAGCCCTTGCGCGTGCAGCCGCGCTAACCGGTGACGTGCAGGTGAGAAATCGTGGAACGACGGTTGGCGCTGTTGCGCACGCCGATCTCGCGGCCGACCAGACCGCGGCGGTGCTGGCGCTTGGTGCAACGATGGTGGCCCGTTCTAGCAGCGGGACTCGTGAGATCGCGGCAAGCGATTTCTTTGTGGACACGCTGACGTCCGCTTTAGCTGAAGACGAGATTCTCGTCGAGGTCCGCGTCCCCAAAGCGGGCGACGGAGAGAGTTCGGCGTACACCAAACTCGGCCGTCACGGCGGAGAATCCGATTACGCCGTGGCCGGTGCTGCTGCGTGGGTTCGTGTAACCAATGGTTCGGTGTCGGATGTACGTATAGCGCTGACCGGTGTTGGCTCCAAGCCGACCCTTGCAGCCAGCGTTGCTGAGGCGCTCATCGGCTCTGACGGATCGGATGCCGCGATTGCCGGTGCCGCTGTCCACGCCACCGACGGTATCAACGTGCTTGAGGACCTGTACGGCTCCGAAGAATACAAAGCGCATCTCGCCACGGTGTACGTGAAGCGAGCGCTTTCGGCCGCCTTGAGGTAG
- a CDS encoding iron ABC transporter substrate-binding protein, whose product MNTDRRFRVAVSIAAFAVFASACSSSSNEVVTVYSGRSENLIGPILDSFTEDTGIKVAIRYGQSAELALLIEQEGDRSPADVFISQSPGAMGYVQQLGMLQTLADDIIALVPAEFANADGQWVGMSGRVRVIVYNNDLIDLADLPDSVFDLTDEIFRGKVGVAPANGSFQDFVTAMREISGDDKALEWLEGLVANDAQTYTNNTAILAAVSRGEIPLGLVNHYYNYRALAEDPSLPTENFFFKNADIGSLVIVTALGIVRSDSTNLDIAQQLVAYLLSEKAQTFFSENTFEYPLASGVAAAGNIPVLADLEVATYDLDSLGGGLTRTKELIDQSGLEDS is encoded by the coding sequence ATGAATACTGACCGTCGTTTTCGAGTAGCTGTCTCGATCGCGGCTTTTGCTGTTTTTGCATCGGCGTGCAGCTCATCAAGCAACGAAGTCGTCACTGTGTACTCTGGGCGGTCCGAGAACCTGATCGGGCCGATCCTGGATTCATTCACGGAGGACACCGGAATCAAGGTCGCGATTCGTTATGGACAATCAGCGGAACTGGCGCTGCTCATTGAGCAGGAGGGCGATCGGTCGCCAGCCGACGTGTTCATTTCCCAAAGCCCCGGTGCAATGGGCTACGTCCAGCAGCTTGGGATGCTCCAGACCCTTGCTGACGACATCATCGCACTGGTACCGGCGGAGTTCGCAAACGCCGACGGACAGTGGGTGGGGATGTCCGGCCGGGTTCGGGTCATTGTCTACAATAACGACCTGATCGATCTTGCCGATCTGCCCGATTCGGTGTTTGACCTCACCGATGAGATCTTTCGTGGAAAAGTCGGCGTTGCACCCGCCAACGGTAGTTTTCAAGACTTTGTAACCGCAATGCGCGAGATCAGCGGTGACGACAAAGCGTTGGAGTGGTTGGAGGGCCTCGTGGCCAACGATGCCCAGACGTATACCAACAACACCGCGATCTTGGCAGCAGTGTCGCGCGGAGAGATTCCTCTGGGGTTGGTGAACCACTACTACAACTACCGGGCGCTTGCCGAAGACCCTTCGCTCCCCACCGAAAACTTCTTTTTCAAGAACGCCGACATCGGGTCGCTGGTGATTGTCACGGCGCTCGGGATAGTGCGATCCGACTCGACGAACCTGGACATTGCCCAGCAACTCGTTGCGTACCTGTTGAGCGAAAAAGCGCAAACGTTTTTCTCCGAGAACACATTTGAATATCCCCTTGCCAGCGGAGTCGCGGCTGCGGGCAACATTCCGGTCCTCGCCGATCTCGAGGTCGCTACCTACGATCTTGACAGTCTCGGTGGGGGATTGACGCGGACCAAGGAACTCATTGATCAAAGTGGGCTTGAGGACTCGTAA
- a CDS encoding iron ABC transporter permease produces the protein MIKVGLRTRNQHPSTTGGSPGWWLIAATVGVLFAAPSAYLVVRSAQLGANFRSVVFSQRTIGPLTRSLALAFAVTLGCVVLGTALAWLVHRTDIPGRRIWSIVVPLPLVIPSFVFAAAIRHAFGQGGLVSGIPRLSGFTGSFLTLVALSYPYVYLPVASRLRRIPPSLEEGARMLGSSAWRTFRTVVVPQARGAIAAGGLLVFLYVLSDFGAVSIMRYDTLTRAIYSARLSDQSTAVSLGLMLALLAIALGYGERWFRSDVDDGRQLVGVPRVYTLGRLAPLVSIGVGVVTAVALVAPIGAFLAWWIGGVSAPGSGYGGFWDTISGLRGAAFNTALAAGIAAGVAAAVVFPLAYAKRRLSVGIAPVSSAIVVGSFALPGLVVALAIGFWAVQAPWAWVYQSFPILILAYVVHFGAQSLRSSQAALDALSVRYDEVARTLGATQRRRLISIDIPLVLPGIGAGAGLVMLSVMKELPATLLLAPIGFETLATRIWTASEGGFLAEVGIASLMLIVISAILTWGLVLRTTAHDR, from the coding sequence TTGATCAAAGTGGGCTTGAGGACTCGTAACCAGCATCCGTCTACGACGGGAGGGTCGCCCGGCTGGTGGCTGATCGCAGCCACCGTCGGCGTCCTATTCGCCGCGCCGTCTGCGTACCTAGTCGTGCGCTCAGCACAGCTCGGGGCCAACTTTCGTTCGGTCGTGTTTTCGCAACGAACTATCGGCCCCCTGACCAGATCGCTCGCACTTGCATTCGCAGTAACACTCGGCTGCGTGGTGCTCGGGACCGCACTCGCGTGGCTTGTCCACCGCACCGACATCCCGGGTCGCCGCATATGGTCAATCGTCGTACCTCTCCCGCTTGTGATCCCGTCATTCGTTTTCGCCGCCGCAATCCGTCATGCGTTTGGCCAGGGTGGTCTTGTAAGTGGCATTCCGCGTCTCAGTGGTTTCACCGGCTCATTTCTGACCCTTGTCGCTCTGTCTTACCCGTATGTGTACCTGCCCGTTGCGAGTCGGCTGCGTCGCATCCCGCCGAGCCTTGAAGAAGGCGCCCGCATGTTGGGCTCGTCGGCGTGGAGGACCTTCCGCACGGTTGTCGTGCCGCAGGCGCGCGGTGCGATTGCTGCCGGCGGGCTGCTCGTGTTCCTCTACGTACTCAGCGACTTCGGCGCCGTTTCGATCATGCGCTATGACACCCTGACGAGGGCGATCTACTCTGCGCGACTGTCCGACCAGTCGACCGCGGTGTCTCTCGGACTGATGCTTGCCCTGCTTGCGATCGCTCTCGGATACGGCGAACGTTGGTTTCGTTCAGATGTCGACGATGGTCGGCAACTCGTAGGCGTGCCCCGGGTGTACACGTTGGGACGGCTCGCTCCGCTCGTCAGTATTGGCGTTGGCGTGGTCACCGCGGTTGCTTTGGTGGCGCCAATCGGCGCGTTTCTGGCGTGGTGGATTGGAGGCGTTTCTGCACCCGGATCGGGTTACGGAGGCTTTTGGGATACCATCTCTGGACTGCGAGGAGCAGCGTTCAACACGGCACTCGCGGCGGGTATTGCTGCAGGTGTCGCGGCGGCCGTGGTGTTCCCTCTTGCGTATGCAAAGCGCAGGCTCAGTGTAGGAATCGCACCAGTTTCATCGGCGATTGTCGTCGGATCATTCGCGTTGCCGGGACTCGTCGTTGCTTTAGCCATCGGGTTCTGGGCGGTTCAAGCTCCCTGGGCATGGGTGTATCAGTCGTTTCCGATCTTGATTCTTGCGTACGTCGTCCACTTCGGGGCGCAGTCCCTGCGGAGCTCTCAAGCAGCGTTGGACGCCCTCAGCGTACGTTACGATGAGGTCGCCCGAACGCTTGGTGCGACCCAGCGCAGACGTCTGATAAGCATCGACATCCCCCTTGTACTTCCCGGAATCGGTGCCGGCGCAGGTCTTGTGATGTTATCTGTCATGAAAGAATTACCGGCCACCCTGCTGCTCGCACCAATCGGATTCGAGACCTTGGCGACACGCATCTGGACTGCATCCGAAGGTGGGTTCCTAGCTGAAGTCGGCATTGCTTCCCTAATGCTGATTGTTATTTCGGCCATCCTGACCTGGGGGCTTGTTTTGCGGACAACAGCACACGATCGGTAG
- a CDS encoding metal-dependent transcriptional regulator — protein MGETNYRDRYREYAEAIWEIEEEGIPVIQVRIADWLGVSRASVSEMMRKMSDDGLIKLDPQIQLTKEGRHLAEIIVRRHRLAERFLTEILGLPWNKVHAEAMVWETTISADVEERMWAVMNDPKTCPHGNPIPGAGYKPPRMKPIAHMEVGETLELERISEELELDADMLAYLDTSGIRPDATITVSQRDPHGALTVDVDGISVGIGAFAAQRLFVRVL, from the coding sequence ATGGGAGAGACGAACTATCGCGATCGGTATCGCGAATACGCTGAGGCAATCTGGGAGATTGAGGAAGAAGGTATTCCGGTTATCCAAGTACGGATAGCCGACTGGTTGGGGGTGAGTCGCGCGAGTGTCTCAGAAATGATGCGAAAGATGAGCGACGACGGACTCATCAAGCTCGACCCGCAGATCCAGCTGACCAAAGAGGGTCGTCACCTTGCCGAAATAATTGTCCGCCGCCACCGTCTTGCTGAGCGGTTCCTTACCGAAATACTCGGTCTGCCCTGGAATAAGGTGCATGCCGAAGCGATGGTGTGGGAAACCACTATTTCTGCCGACGTGGAGGAACGTATGTGGGCGGTGATGAACGATCCCAAGACCTGCCCACATGGCAACCCGATTCCCGGGGCCGGGTATAAGCCACCCAGGATGAAGCCCATCGCTCACATGGAGGTCGGCGAAACTCTGGAGCTTGAACGAATCAGCGAAGAACTCGAACTCGACGCTGACATGCTTGCCTACCTCGACACGAGCGGCATCAGGCCGGACGCCACCATCACCGTCTCACAGCGCGATCCACACGGTGCGCTCACTGTCGACGTCGATGGGATAAGCGTCGGGATCGGAGCATTCGCTGCGCAGCGCCTCTTCGTTCGAGTCCTTTAG
- the topA gene encoding type I DNA topoisomerase, with protein sequence MGKKLVIVESPAKARTISGFLGDDYIVESSIGHIRDLPRRAADVPAKYKGEKWANLGVDVDNDFAPLYIIPPDKKAHITKLKKLLKGADALYLATDEDREGESIAWHLLEVLKPKVEVKRMVFHEITKKAILEAADNPREIDRRLVDAQETRRILDRLIGYEVSPVLWRKVKQGLSAGRVQSPATRIIVERERERIAFVSAGYWGVDGVFTAGGQSFNATLVSVDDVRVATGRDFGDDGVLAGSDRVLLDEAAASSLASEVTIAEILVTSIEAKPFTRRPYPPFRTSTLQQEGGRKLRFGARRTMSAAQSLYEAGFITYMRTDSVQLSGAAMESARRLVAGRYGEEYLPEKPRVYSSKVKNAQEAHEAIRPASESFKDPAAAAKQFGPQSDQARLYDLIWKRTVASQMRDAKGEGVQVRLGGKCTASGKTVSFAASGQTLLFAGFLRAYVEGADDPEAALDDQEKHLPAMEVAQSLDVVSADASGHETRPPARYTEASLIKRLEELGIGRPSTYASIIGTIQDRGYAFKKGSALVPTFVAFSTIALLEKHFEEFVDYAFTANMEDDLDAIANGQQDQLTYLNKFYFGGDRRGLKDMVALNLDEIDAREINSILIGADDNGEVIVARAGRYGPYVQRGDETASLPDEIAPDEVDVAKAIELLEAPDQDRVLGRHPESGLPVTVKDGRYGPYVQVGEREEGSKNGPPTASLFKSMSIETVTIEDALRLLQQPRTVGAHPEDGADIVATNGRYGPYLKWGKETRSLETEEQIFAISLDEAVKVLAEPKRRGGRVAAPPLKELGDDPNSNKPVVVKDGRFGLYVTDGEHNASLRVADSLESITLERAAELLQARRDRGPAKKKPKAKSGAKSTRKAASVSKAKKSAKNVTKAEK encoded by the coding sequence ATGGGTAAAAAACTCGTCATAGTTGAGTCTCCAGCCAAGGCTCGCACAATCTCAGGATTCCTCGGAGATGACTACATCGTCGAGTCGTCGATAGGTCACATCCGCGATTTGCCGCGCCGCGCCGCCGACGTGCCGGCGAAGTACAAGGGCGAGAAGTGGGCAAATCTCGGTGTCGACGTCGACAATGACTTCGCCCCGTTGTACATCATTCCTCCTGATAAAAAGGCGCACATCACCAAGCTGAAGAAATTGCTCAAGGGTGCTGACGCGCTCTATCTCGCGACCGATGAAGATCGTGAAGGTGAATCGATCGCGTGGCACCTGCTTGAGGTTTTGAAACCCAAGGTTGAAGTGAAGCGGATGGTGTTTCACGAGATCACCAAGAAGGCGATTCTCGAAGCTGCCGACAACCCCCGCGAAATTGATCGCCGCCTCGTAGACGCCCAGGAGACCCGGAGAATACTGGATCGCCTCATCGGATACGAAGTTTCTCCGGTGTTGTGGCGCAAGGTGAAACAGGGACTCTCCGCCGGGCGTGTACAGTCGCCGGCCACTCGAATCATTGTCGAGCGTGAACGCGAGCGGATAGCGTTTGTCAGCGCCGGGTACTGGGGAGTCGACGGGGTGTTTACTGCCGGTGGGCAGAGTTTCAACGCGACTCTTGTCTCTGTCGACGATGTCCGCGTAGCTACCGGGCGCGACTTTGGTGACGATGGCGTGCTCGCTGGATCAGACCGAGTCTTGCTCGACGAGGCGGCTGCGAGTTCCCTCGCTTCTGAGGTCACGATCGCCGAGATTCTCGTCACAAGCATCGAGGCGAAACCGTTCACGCGGCGCCCCTACCCGCCTTTCCGCACCTCGACGCTCCAGCAAGAAGGCGGACGCAAGCTGCGGTTCGGCGCCCGGCGCACGATGTCTGCCGCGCAGAGCTTGTACGAAGCCGGGTTCATCACCTACATGCGCACGGACTCCGTTCAACTCTCTGGTGCTGCGATGGAGTCGGCCCGTCGTCTTGTCGCCGGCAGGTATGGCGAGGAGTACCTTCCTGAGAAACCGCGCGTGTATTCGAGCAAGGTCAAGAACGCACAAGAGGCCCACGAGGCCATTCGGCCGGCCAGCGAGTCGTTCAAGGATCCCGCGGCCGCCGCCAAGCAGTTCGGTCCGCAGTCCGACCAAGCCCGGCTGTACGACCTGATTTGGAAACGCACCGTTGCTTCGCAGATGCGGGACGCCAAGGGTGAGGGTGTTCAGGTGCGCCTCGGGGGCAAGTGCACCGCGTCTGGAAAAACCGTCAGCTTTGCGGCGAGCGGACAGACGCTGCTCTTTGCCGGCTTTTTGCGCGCATACGTCGAAGGCGCGGACGATCCTGAGGCGGCACTCGACGATCAGGAAAAGCATCTGCCTGCAATGGAGGTCGCACAGAGCTTGGATGTGGTCAGCGCCGATGCGTCCGGTCACGAAACTCGGCCGCCGGCACGTTACACGGAGGCATCGCTCATCAAGCGCCTCGAGGAACTCGGGATCGGCCGACCATCGACCTATGCGTCGATCATCGGCACCATTCAGGACCGCGGGTACGCCTTCAAGAAAGGTTCAGCGCTGGTGCCAACGTTCGTGGCCTTCTCAACCATCGCCCTTCTCGAGAAACACTTCGAAGAGTTCGTGGACTATGCATTTACGGCCAACATGGAAGACGATCTTGATGCCATCGCCAATGGTCAACAGGACCAGCTCACCTACCTGAACAAGTTCTACTTTGGTGGCGATCGGCGGGGGCTGAAAGACATGGTTGCGCTCAACCTGGACGAGATCGACGCCCGCGAGATCAACTCTATTCTGATCGGCGCCGACGACAACGGCGAGGTCATCGTCGCCCGCGCCGGGCGTTATGGCCCGTACGTCCAGCGCGGAGATGAAACGGCGTCGCTGCCTGACGAGATCGCACCCGACGAGGTCGACGTTGCGAAGGCGATCGAACTGCTCGAGGCACCCGACCAGGATCGCGTCCTCGGCCGACACCCGGAGTCTGGTCTGCCGGTGACGGTGAAGGACGGGCGTTATGGCCCGTACGTTCAAGTCGGCGAGCGCGAGGAAGGTTCGAAAAACGGGCCCCCGACTGCGTCGTTGTTCAAGTCGATGTCGATTGAAACGGTGACTATCGAAGACGCCCTCAGGCTGTTGCAACAGCCGCGTACCGTTGGGGCGCATCCCGAAGATGGTGCAGACATCGTCGCGACGAATGGCCGCTATGGGCCGTACCTGAAGTGGGGCAAGGAGACTCGTTCACTCGAAACAGAAGAGCAGATTTTTGCGATATCGTTGGATGAAGCCGTGAAGGTTCTTGCCGAGCCGAAACGTCGCGGTGGTCGGGTCGCGGCTCCTCCGCTCAAGGAGCTCGGCGACGACCCGAACTCGAACAAACCAGTGGTAGTCAAGGACGGACGCTTCGGTTTGTATGTCACTGACGGCGAACACAACGCATCGTTGCGCGTTGCCGACTCCCTTGAGTCGATCACGCTTGAACGTGCCGCCGAGCTGTTACAGGCGCGTCGCGACAGGGGACCGGCCAAGAAGAAGCCCAAGGCTAAGTCGGGTGCAAAATCAACGCGCAAAGCTGCTTCGGTCTCAAAGGCAAAAAAGTCCGCCAAGAACGTTACGAAGGCAGAAAAGTAG